Proteins co-encoded in one Nonlabens agnitus genomic window:
- a CDS encoding DUF1206 domain-containing protein, with translation MSSSKKETFARIGIATKGIIYTILGGLTAYAAFNSRKNLTSSDGALEYIASQSFGKILLIITIIGIAGYVFWRLYLVIKNPDGNSDSEAKSTVKRIGYFLSAVSYALLAYTAIEIILNSSQGGSGKQGWLSMTLDQSWGSILVYLIAFILFGKAIYELYRAYSDKFKKRIQNAELDHKAQSFLINAGKAGFTARAIVFGIIAFLFFKAASQSDAQMAGGTKQAFSFLQEQGGLILLGIVAFGLALYGIYLLASSRYRNIPIQ, from the coding sequence ATGAGCTCCAGCAAAAAAGAAACATTCGCCCGTATAGGTATCGCGACCAAAGGAATCATTTACACCATTTTAGGAGGATTGACGGCCTATGCCGCCTTTAACTCCAGAAAAAATCTCACCTCAAGCGATGGTGCGCTGGAATATATCGCAAGTCAAAGCTTCGGTAAAATACTATTGATCATTACAATCATAGGAATCGCAGGATATGTTTTCTGGCGATTGTACCTCGTGATTAAGAATCCAGATGGTAATTCAGACTCAGAAGCCAAGTCTACCGTGAAACGTATTGGATATTTTTTGAGCGCCGTTTCCTATGCGCTGTTAGCATACACCGCTATTGAAATTATTTTGAATAGTTCACAAGGTGGTTCTGGAAAGCAAGGATGGCTTTCCATGACTCTAGATCAATCTTGGGGATCAATTTTGGTCTATCTGATTGCATTTATCTTGTTCGGTAAAGCCATTTATGAATTGTACAGGGCCTATTCTGACAAGTTCAAAAAGCGTATTCAAAATGCGGAGCTTGACCACAAAGCACAATCCTTTCTAATTAATGCCGGTAAAGCAGGTTTTACGGCCCGTGCGATCGTATTTGGGATCATAGCGTTTTTATTCTTTAAAGCTGCCTCACAATCTGATGCTCAAATGGCTGGAGGCACTAAACAGGCATTTTCTTTTCTGCAAGAACAAGGTGGCCTGATTCTTCTGGGTATTGTAGCCTTTGGCTTGGCTCTGTACGGCATCTATCTGCTGGCCAGTTCCAGATATAGAAACATTCCTATTCAGTAA
- a CDS encoding DUF1206 domain-containing protein: MKNSRRFSRFGIATKGLVFFLIGVMALITALNLNYALKNEKEIIEWVYRLELGWFLLLIIIIGLSGYIFSRFYLTFNRNDYDGSNGKPKYRRAAYLINALGYCLLLLTCITILLGKNDSGDSELKIMVLQSVIGKIVVYIIALGLAISAVNEWWISFSIMMDKMINPEELSPKQYKYLLLLGRFGRFSRGIVFGIFAYVLARSAYYDLQNLPDGADAAFAFISATYGAFIMGTVAFGVMCYGLYLILSGKHRNIPIK, from the coding sequence TTGAAAAATTCAAGACGTTTTTCCAGATTTGGTATTGCCACTAAAGGACTCGTTTTCTTTTTAATAGGTGTGATGGCGCTTATCACAGCACTCAATCTCAATTATGCTCTAAAAAACGAAAAAGAGATCATTGAATGGGTCTACAGGTTGGAGTTGGGCTGGTTTTTACTTTTAATCATCATCATTGGTTTATCGGGTTACATTTTTTCCAGATTTTATCTCACATTCAACCGCAACGATTACGATGGTTCCAACGGCAAACCCAAATACCGCAGAGCCGCCTACCTCATCAACGCATTAGGATATTGTCTCCTGCTCTTGACCTGCATCACGATTTTACTGGGTAAGAACGATTCTGGAGATTCTGAGTTGAAGATTATGGTATTGCAATCGGTCATAGGGAAGATTGTGGTTTACATCATAGCCTTAGGACTTGCCATAAGTGCAGTGAATGAATGGTGGATTTCATTTTCTATAATGATGGACAAGATGATCAATCCTGAAGAGTTAAGTCCTAAGCAATATAAATACCTATTACTGTTAGGTAGATTTGGTAGGTTTAGTCGTGGGATTGTTTTTGGGATCTTTGCCTATGTTCTAGCAAGGTCTGCCTACTACGATCTTCAAAATTTACCTGATGGAGCAGACGCTGCCTTTGCATTTATAAGTGCCACCTATGGCGCATTCATTATGGGAACGGTAGCATTTGGAGTAATGTGCTATGGTTTGTATCTCATTTTGAGTGGTAAACACCGCAACATTCCCATTAAGTAA
- a CDS encoding PIG-L family deacetylase yields the protein MKKHVLNLLLAFLFVAGTVAQENRLGDEPVSSSEIYHHIEKLGFLGSALFIAAHPDDENTRLIAWLDNEKMARTAYLSLTRGDGGQNLIGPELREQLGMIRTQELLEARNIDGGEQFFTRANDFGYSKDPEETLDIWNKNEVLSDVVRVIRKFQPDIIINRFDHRTAGTTHGHHTSSAILSVEAFNMVSDKNAFPAQLKYVDTWKPERLFFNTSWWFYGSEDAFAKADKTNLLQIDNGDYFSSTGYSVGEIAALSRSRHQSQGFGSSGSRGSSTEYLEFLEGSFPTDKTDPFSGINTTWTRVDGGKKVQSQWETVLSNYDFKNPASSLDNLLALRKEISSLSDGYWKNVKLGEVDKIIKELIGLYAKAYVTQPYATSGESIQLNLELANRAIDKLNYQINNNAAVYFEKAAGSISNNTSITVEGTLNIPSDQAPTSPYYLEKDGSLGMYVVDDPNMIGIPEAAAAFQVPVILTFGDQKIGMSLPVIYKTTDRVRGEIYEPFHVVPALSISIENPVYIFKDKEKREITVSIKAYDDLLNVFILAETPPNWLQDKIRRASFNISKGQTMSYKFYVYAPNESSEGEVTVYATSGNKKYDQEVININYNHIPDQQLVRPATAKLVNPGLSNLAQTVAYINGAGDDVATAIEAIGSKVFKFEPSEVPSDLSKYDAVVVGIRAFNVEPEAMANLQNRLDTFVKNGGTLVMQYNTDRGIPSDALGPLEISLSRKRVTDENAAITFLYPENKVLNAPNKITQQDFEGWVQERGLYFPEKWDPAFEPILGMNDKGESQTKGSLLVAPYGDGHVVYTGLSLFRELPAGVAGAYKLLANMISLSKNRPNLETKQDQKF from the coding sequence ATGAAAAAACACGTTCTTAATCTATTACTTGCCTTTTTATTTGTGGCAGGCACAGTGGCACAAGAAAACAGACTGGGTGATGAGCCAGTAAGCAGTTCAGAAATCTACCACCATATTGAAAAGTTAGGATTTTTGGGATCTGCCTTATTTATTGCGGCGCATCCAGATGACGAAAATACCCGTTTGATCGCCTGGCTGGACAATGAAAAAATGGCGCGTACCGCCTATTTATCATTAACCCGAGGCGATGGTGGTCAAAATTTGATAGGTCCAGAGTTAAGAGAACAATTGGGAATGATCAGGACGCAAGAACTGCTGGAAGCTAGAAACATCGATGGCGGCGAGCAATTTTTCACACGCGCAAATGACTTTGGATATTCTAAGGATCCTGAAGAAACACTGGATATTTGGAATAAAAATGAGGTCTTGTCAGACGTAGTTCGGGTGATACGTAAATTTCAACCAGACATCATTATCAATAGGTTTGATCATAGAACTGCTGGCACCACGCATGGCCATCATACCAGTAGCGCCATTCTAAGTGTCGAAGCTTTCAACATGGTGAGCGACAAAAATGCATTTCCTGCACAATTAAAATACGTCGACACCTGGAAGCCAGAGCGTTTGTTCTTCAACACTAGCTGGTGGTTTTATGGTAGCGAGGACGCTTTCGCGAAAGCGGACAAAACAAATCTTCTTCAAATAGATAATGGCGATTATTTCAGTTCGACCGGCTACTCTGTAGGCGAGATCGCCGCATTGAGCCGAAGCCGTCATCAATCTCAAGGGTTTGGATCATCGGGATCAAGAGGTTCTTCCACCGAATATCTGGAGTTTCTGGAAGGATCTTTTCCTACCGACAAAACCGATCCGTTTTCTGGTATCAACACCACCTGGACCAGAGTAGATGGCGGTAAAAAAGTACAGTCGCAATGGGAAACTGTCCTGTCCAACTATGACTTCAAAAATCCAGCATCAAGTCTAGACAATCTGCTCGCATTGCGCAAAGAAATTAGTTCATTATCAGACGGTTATTGGAAAAATGTCAAGTTAGGTGAGGTTGACAAGATCATAAAAGAACTAATTGGTCTGTATGCCAAAGCGTACGTGACACAACCTTATGCCACGTCTGGCGAGTCCATCCAATTGAATCTGGAACTTGCGAACCGAGCCATAGATAAATTGAATTACCAGATCAACAATAATGCAGCGGTTTATTTTGAAAAAGCCGCTGGTTCTATCTCTAACAATACTTCCATCACGGTAGAAGGAACTCTAAATATCCCTAGCGATCAAGCACCTACAAGTCCTTACTATTTAGAAAAAGATGGAAGCCTAGGTATGTATGTGGTGGACGATCCCAACATGATAGGAATCCCTGAAGCAGCGGCAGCTTTTCAGGTTCCAGTGATTTTGACGTTTGGCGATCAGAAAATTGGGATGTCCTTACCGGTCATTTATAAAACCACAGATCGTGTACGTGGCGAGATCTATGAGCCTTTCCATGTGGTGCCAGCTCTATCTATTTCTATAGAAAATCCCGTTTACATTTTCAAGGACAAAGAAAAAAGAGAAATTACAGTCAGTATAAAGGCTTACGACGATTTGTTGAATGTGTTCATTTTGGCCGAAACGCCTCCCAACTGGCTTCAGGATAAAATTAGAAGAGCCTCTTTCAACATATCCAAAGGACAGACCATGTCTTATAAATTCTACGTATATGCACCAAATGAATCTTCGGAAGGTGAAGTGACCGTTTATGCCACATCTGGCAATAAAAAATACGATCAAGAAGTCATCAACATTAATTACAACCACATTCCAGACCAGCAACTGGTGCGACCAGCGACCGCAAAACTGGTCAATCCTGGACTTTCCAATCTTGCGCAAACCGTTGCATATATCAACGGCGCAGGCGATGATGTTGCCACGGCCATTGAAGCCATAGGAAGCAAGGTTTTTAAATTTGAGCCTAGCGAAGTCCCATCTGATTTGAGTAAATACGATGCCGTGGTCGTGGGAATCAGAGCCTTTAACGTGGAGCCAGAAGCCATGGCAAATCTTCAAAACAGACTGGATACCTTCGTTAAGAACGGCGGCACACTGGTCATGCAGTATAACACAGACCGCGGTATTCCTAGTGACGCATTAGGACCGTTGGAGATATCGCTTTCGCGAAAGCGAGTTACCGACGAGAATGCAGCCATAACCTTCCTATATCCAGAAAACAAAGTTCTGAACGCACCTAACAAAATCACGCAACAAGACTTTGAAGGTTGGGTCCAAGAACGTGGACTGTATTTCCCAGAAAAATGGGATCCAGCGTTTGAGCCCATTCTAGGCATGAATGATAAAGGCGAGTCCCAAACTAAAGGAAGTTTGCTGGTCGCACCTTATGGTGACGGCCATGTGGTCTACACCGGTTTGAGCCTTTTTAGAGAATTACCTGCAGGTGTTGCTGGTGCCTACAAATTGCTGGCAAACATGATTAGTTTGAGTAAAAACAGACCTAACCTTGAAACAAAACAAGAT